Proteins found in one Miscanthus floridulus cultivar M001 chromosome 4, ASM1932011v1, whole genome shotgun sequence genomic segment:
- the LOC136552366 gene encoding vacuolar protein sorting-associated protein 32 homolog 1-like — protein sequence MFAWILRGCRDECSASDQLKQARDVFKAKEVVLQKKISQEMERAKEFTKSGNKQAAMQCLKRKRYYESQMNQVGSVQLRINTKEKMIADHMGNK from the exons ATGTTCGCCTGGATCCTCCGCGGCTGCCGCGACGAGTGCTCCGCCTCCGACCAGCTCAAGCAG GCTCGTGATGTCTTCAAGGCGAAAGAGGTGGTCTTGCAAAAGAAGATTTCTCAGGAGATGGAACGGGCCAAGGAGTTTACAAAGTCGGGAAACAAACAGGCAGCAATGCAGTGCTTAAAGAGGAAAAGGTACTATGAGAGTCAAATGAACCAGGTTGGAAGCGTTCAGTTACGCATCAATACCAAGGAGAAAATGATCGCTGATCACATGGGCAACAAATAA